In the Pseudoalteromonas undina genome, one interval contains:
- a CDS encoding vWA domain-containing protein, translating into MDFEFIRPAILWLLLPALGLFFIAMLKKKKAQSAPLIAPHLAQFVMSESNNQARQPLWLVALFCSLAIIFSAGPSFEEKQVPVFQSKSARVIVMDMSYSMYSTDIAPNRLMQSRFKALDMIELFKEGDTALVAYAGTAYTISPLTNDATTLANLIPSLSPEIMPDKGSNVLAGLDMAQELLTQAGYLDGDIILITDGIEQQQQSDISGFTNSSQYRLNIYGIGTEQGAPIKLPEGGFLKDNYGQIVVPTLNGSLLKGLAKNSGGQYANYQPSNSDIAIFSPQANSEILKSEKPNLALWRIDVGIYGLLILLPLALYLFRRSAFIGAVLLLSFLPQQNAHAVELPTLFKNTDQRALEAYNNQEYQQAAQAKSNALKGAALYQQGQFEGALNEFSQDKSATGYYNYGNALAKAGQLEAAINAYKQAQSLQSDFTKAADNQALVEQLLKQQQDQENQQGNDSQNQDDQSQDDADKSKQDQQKNGDKNNADKSEDNSQNSEEQQSGEPSEQSKDQQSQSGEQSDEQNQPDMQAQSQNQQDENKDDDSKPQQDEQQSQPNQMNEQPPSDEQKQQAQQQAMQAKAAELTNEEKEKAQQLNQLLRKVPDDPAILLRNKMQLEAQKRQYQRRPTGVEKSW; encoded by the coding sequence ATGGATTTTGAGTTTATTCGCCCCGCTATTTTATGGCTGCTACTCCCTGCGCTAGGGCTGTTTTTTATTGCCATGCTTAAAAAGAAAAAAGCCCAATCGGCGCCACTCATTGCGCCACATTTAGCACAATTTGTTATGAGTGAATCAAATAATCAGGCTCGTCAGCCGCTGTGGCTAGTTGCGTTATTTTGCAGTTTAGCCATTATATTTAGTGCAGGCCCAAGTTTTGAGGAAAAACAAGTCCCTGTATTTCAAAGCAAAAGTGCCCGCGTTATTGTAATGGATATGTCGTACTCTATGTATAGCACCGACATTGCTCCTAATCGATTAATGCAATCTCGCTTTAAAGCCCTCGATATGATTGAGTTATTTAAAGAAGGTGATACTGCATTAGTAGCCTACGCAGGCACTGCCTATACCATTTCTCCACTGACCAATGATGCAACCACCCTTGCTAATCTTATTCCTAGTTTGAGCCCTGAGATTATGCCTGATAAAGGCTCCAACGTGCTGGCAGGTTTAGACATGGCGCAAGAGCTGCTCACTCAAGCAGGCTACCTAGATGGTGATATTATTTTGATCACCGATGGTATTGAACAACAACAGCAAAGTGATATAAGTGGCTTTACTAACAGTAGCCAGTATCGACTTAATATTTACGGTATTGGCACTGAGCAAGGTGCACCAATAAAGTTACCTGAAGGCGGATTTTTAAAAGATAATTACGGCCAAATTGTAGTGCCTACACTCAATGGTTCTTTACTCAAAGGACTAGCAAAGAATAGTGGCGGCCAATACGCTAATTATCAGCCAAGTAATAGCGATATTGCCATTTTTTCACCGCAAGCAAACAGTGAAATACTAAAAAGTGAAAAACCAAATTTAGCCTTGTGGCGAATCGATGTTGGCATTTATGGCTTGCTTATTTTGCTGCCCTTAGCTCTATACTTATTTAGGCGCTCTGCGTTTATTGGTGCGGTGCTATTGCTAAGCTTTTTACCTCAGCAAAATGCCCATGCAGTAGAGTTACCAACGCTATTTAAAAATACCGATCAACGTGCATTAGAAGCTTACAACAACCAAGAGTACCAACAAGCAGCGCAAGCGAAGTCCAACGCTCTCAAAGGCGCTGCACTTTATCAGCAAGGTCAGTTTGAAGGCGCTCTGAACGAATTTAGTCAAGATAAATCAGCTACTGGTTATTACAATTACGGTAATGCACTGGCTAAAGCCGGACAATTGGAGGCTGCTATAAACGCTTACAAACAAGCGCAATCACTGCAGTCTGATTTTACCAAAGCAGCCGATAACCAAGCGTTAGTTGAGCAGTTACTTAAGCAACAGCAAGATCAAGAAAACCAACAAGGTAATGATTCGCAAAATCAAGATGATCAAAGTCAAGATGATGCAGATAAATCAAAACAAGATCAGCAAAAAAATGGCGATAAAAATAACGCAGATAAAAGCGAAGATAACAGTCAAAACAGTGAAGAGCAGCAATCGGGTGAGCCCTCGGAGCAATCAAAAGATCAACAAAGCCAATCTGGCGAGCAGTCAGATGAACAAAATCAGCCTGACATGCAAGCTCAATCACAAAACCAACAAGACGAGAACAAAGACGACGATAGTAAGCCTCAGCAAGACGAGCAACAGAGTCAACCCAATCAAATGAATGAGCAACCGCCATCAGATGAGCAGAAGCAGCAAGCACAACAACAAGCTATGCAAGCAAAGGCGGCTGAACTCACTAATGAAGAAAAAGAGAAAGCACAACAACTAAATCAGTTACTAAGAAAAGTGCCCGACGATCCCGCTATTTTATTAAGAAACAAAATGCAATTAGAAGCCCAAAAAAGACAATATCAACGCCGTCCAACAGGAGTAGAAAAATCATGGTAA
- a CDS encoding BatD family protein: MVMRLFCCLLLLTAMPLMAATSLEASVDKNPVLAGEFFMLNISVDDSIKGQQPDTSALLKDFVVGPMSLSSRTNIINGSIKKQTSWSVKLMTRKAGEYTIPSFSVAGLSSQPINLSVKERSSDAGKNDDIFLKSSLTNNSLFVQEAGVYTIKLYLAKELLDGSLSTPSMEDAQLTQLGKQSEDYELVNGKRYLVITRNYLIQPQKSGAYTIEAPVFQGRVQQNYRQLEVSALGDEQQIEIKPIPENYQGDWLPSELVSLTEQWQPDDNTVEAGTPITRTIMLTALGVTKEQLPEIDMPTINGIRSYPDEKETNNAVRDGRVVSQQSASFALLPQTPGTYTLPEITLPWYNTKMNRISYATLPERTITVTPSTTAPANSLNTPVESTLNNTDAEPTQQALSVQRHTSTPLWLIIVAVLGYILWIVTLVLYFMKRSAKEVQQTTQANHRGNQQADLKTLQILAKSHDNKAFYDALNLYALTRTDKKVGALTHLCAMINNSQFTAQVNNLQAQLYGNQSASTDLEAIVSLLKKHQSHTAKSSSALKELYS, from the coding sequence ATGGTAATGCGATTATTTTGCTGTTTATTGCTATTAACTGCCATGCCATTAATGGCCGCCACTTCATTAGAGGCAAGCGTAGATAAAAACCCGGTACTGGCAGGTGAGTTTTTTATGCTCAATATTAGCGTTGATGATTCAATCAAAGGGCAACAACCCGATACTTCAGCGCTGTTAAAGGATTTCGTAGTCGGCCCTATGAGCTTAAGTAGCCGCACCAACATTATTAACGGTAGCATTAAAAAACAAACATCGTGGTCTGTTAAGTTAATGACTCGCAAAGCCGGCGAATACACAATTCCTTCTTTTAGTGTTGCAGGGCTCAGCTCTCAACCGATAAACTTGTCGGTTAAAGAGCGAAGCAGCGATGCGGGCAAAAATGATGATATATTTTTAAAAAGCTCGCTTACAAATAACAGCTTATTTGTGCAAGAGGCTGGCGTTTACACCATTAAACTTTACTTAGCTAAAGAGCTACTTGATGGCAGCTTAAGCACGCCAAGCATGGAAGATGCTCAACTCACCCAGCTAGGTAAGCAAAGTGAAGATTATGAACTGGTTAACGGTAAACGTTATTTAGTGATCACCCGTAATTATTTAATTCAGCCGCAAAAAAGTGGTGCATACACCATTGAAGCACCGGTTTTTCAAGGGCGTGTTCAACAAAACTATCGCCAACTAGAGGTGTCGGCACTTGGCGATGAACAACAGATTGAAATCAAACCCATCCCTGAGAATTATCAAGGTGATTGGTTACCCAGTGAATTAGTAAGTCTAACCGAGCAATGGCAACCAGACGATAATACCGTTGAGGCCGGCACGCCAATAACACGCACTATTATGCTTACCGCATTAGGGGTTACTAAGGAGCAACTACCCGAAATTGATATGCCTACTATAAATGGTATTCGCAGCTACCCAGATGAAAAAGAGACTAATAATGCAGTACGCGATGGTCGAGTGGTATCACAGCAAAGCGCCTCATTTGCGCTACTACCACAAACACCAGGCACTTATACATTGCCTGAAATTACCCTGCCTTGGTATAACACCAAAATGAACCGAATTAGTTACGCAACTTTACCAGAACGCACAATTACGGTAACACCAAGTACCACAGCGCCAGCAAACTCACTAAATACACCCGTTGAAAGTACTTTAAACAACACGGATGCAGAGCCAACGCAGCAAGCGCTCAGCGTGCAACGCCACACTAGTACGCCTCTATGGCTTATTATTGTAGCCGTATTAGGTTACATATTATGGATTGTGACCCTGGTTCTTTACTTTATGAAACGCTCAGCTAAAGAAGTGCAACAAACGACGCAAGCAAATCATAGAGGCAATCAGCAAGCAGATTTAAAAACACTGCAAATACTTGCTAAAAGCCATGATAATAAAGCATTTTACGATGCACTTAATCTATACGCGCTAACTCGAACAGATAAAAAGGTAGGAGCTCTCACCCATTTATGCGCTATGATAAACAACTCGCAGTTCACTGCGCAGGTAAATAATTTACAAGCACAGTTGTACGGTAACCAATCGGCTAGCACTGATTTAGAAGCGATTGTTAGTTTATTAAAAAAACATCAATCGCACACAGCTAAGTCATCATCTGCGTTAAAAGAGCTATATTCTTAA
- a CDS encoding sigma-70 family RNA polymerase sigma factor — translation MFGNKKSNDRVLINMAEKQQRYEALVHVYHKELYRFAYWLCNDPTIADDLVQETFLRAWRSLDSLLDQKAAKPWLLTILRRENARRFERKQFDYSDVDNDTLVDQTSHSLDTAMEQTVIQRQISLLADDYKEPLLLQVVMGCTGDEIADILNLNKNTVMTRLFRAKNQLKEALSRDDEQLKGASK, via the coding sequence ATGTTTGGAAATAAAAAATCGAATGATCGGGTCTTAATTAATATGGCTGAAAAACAACAACGCTATGAAGCCTTGGTTCATGTTTATCATAAGGAACTCTATCGCTTTGCTTACTGGTTATGTAACGATCCGACTATTGCTGATGACTTAGTGCAAGAAACCTTTTTGCGTGCATGGCGCTCGCTTGATTCGTTACTCGACCAAAAAGCAGCTAAGCCATGGTTGCTGACCATATTAAGGCGTGAGAATGCCAGACGCTTTGAGCGCAAGCAATTTGATTACAGTGATGTAGATAACGACACATTGGTGGATCAAACCAGCCATAGTTTAGATACAGCAATGGAACAAACCGTTATTCAGCGACAAATTTCTTTATTGGCTGATGACTACAAGGAGCCGCTGTTGCTACAGGTGGTAATGGGCTGCACCGGAGATGAAATTGCAGACATTCTTAACTTAAATAAAAATACTGTTATGACACGTTTATTCCGAGCAAAAAATCAACTTAAAGAGGCATTAAGCCGTGATGATGAACAACTTAAAGGAGCATCAAAATAA
- a CDS encoding DUF3379 family protein, producing MDELEFRRRTIAQPNELDKELQEFANSSADRQQFLNESKAFDKQLDDALDITVPDNLAERIILNTSLKEKARTDELEQKDNVVSARSWFKFDRMHLALAASFVIAVSAFMFSEEQSINQTAGEHALAHVYHEIYALNKTQQISIQTVNEKLALLGGHISDLPGKVTYVNFCDFQGEKGIHLVFESDFGPMTVFIVPSDNQIFEIGSDDFNDSRYAGHINRGKQADTVLIASLGSPVDMYNERISGAIRWL from the coding sequence ATGGATGAACTTGAGTTTCGTCGCCGCACGATTGCGCAGCCAAATGAGCTGGACAAAGAGCTTCAGGAATTTGCAAACAGCAGTGCCGACAGACAACAATTTTTAAATGAAAGCAAAGCATTCGATAAACAACTCGACGACGCGCTTGATATTACTGTACCTGACAATCTTGCTGAACGAATTATTTTAAACACCTCGTTAAAAGAAAAAGCCAGAACAGATGAACTTGAGCAAAAGGATAACGTGGTTAGTGCACGCTCATGGTTTAAGTTCGACCGAATGCATTTGGCTTTGGCAGCTTCGTTTGTGATTGCAGTTAGTGCGTTTATGTTTAGCGAAGAACAAAGTATTAATCAAACGGCTGGTGAGCATGCACTAGCCCATGTTTACCATGAAATTTATGCGTTAAATAAAACTCAACAAATTAGCATCCAAACTGTCAATGAAAAGCTGGCTTTACTTGGCGGCCATATTAGTGATTTACCTGGCAAAGTGACTTATGTTAACTTTTGCGATTTTCAAGGTGAGAAAGGTATTCATTTAGTGTTTGAGTCTGACTTTGGGCCTATGACCGTGTTTATTGTGCCAAGCGATAATCAAATCTTTGAAATTGGCTCTGATGATTTTAATGACTCTCGCTATGCTGGCCATATAAATCGTGGCAAACAGGCCGATACCGTGCTAATTGCAAGCCTTGGCTCACCAGTTGATATGTATAATGAACGTATTTCAGGTGCTATTCGCTGGCTTTAA
- a CDS encoding amino acid aminotransferase — protein sequence MFSVLKPLPTDPILGLMAAYKQDTNPNKIDLGVGVYKDEQGNTPVLKSVKKAEAFRLENEMSKSYIGLAGNLDYCQQMENLLLGEHPALLANRVRTAQAPGGTGALRVAAEFIVRCNPGATVWVTNPTWANHISLFEAAGLTVKEYPYYDYENKDLLFDEMVETLTQVPKGDVVLLHACCHNPSGMDLNETQWNTIAELAKDVGFTPLIDIAYQGFGSSLEEDANGLRILANAVEELIICSSCSKNFGLYRERIGACSIIAKDSATADISNSVLLSVVRSIYSMPPAHGADIVNTILSSTELTQLWHSELDEMRNRINGLRSLIKDSLAAKDIAQDFSFIDRQHGMFSFLGINKEQIERLQKEYGIYIVGSSRVNVAGISQANINYFANAVADVCK from the coding sequence ATGTTCTCAGTATTAAAACCATTACCAACAGACCCTATTCTTGGCCTTATGGCGGCCTACAAGCAAGATACTAACCCAAATAAGATTGACTTAGGGGTTGGTGTATATAAAGACGAGCAGGGGAATACCCCGGTATTAAAGTCAGTAAAAAAAGCAGAAGCGTTTCGTTTAGAAAATGAAATGAGCAAATCTTACATTGGACTTGCTGGTAACTTAGATTACTGTCAACAAATGGAAAATCTTCTTCTTGGTGAGCACCCAGCATTATTAGCTAATCGCGTACGCACAGCACAAGCACCTGGTGGTACAGGCGCACTTCGTGTTGCAGCAGAATTTATTGTACGTTGTAATCCAGGCGCTACTGTATGGGTTACTAACCCAACGTGGGCTAACCACATTAGCTTATTTGAAGCTGCAGGCTTAACGGTAAAAGAATACCCATACTACGACTACGAAAACAAAGATTTATTGTTTGATGAAATGGTTGAAACACTAACACAGGTGCCTAAGGGCGATGTGGTGTTATTACATGCATGTTGTCACAACCCAAGTGGTATGGATTTAAACGAAACACAATGGAATACTATTGCTGAACTTGCAAAAGATGTGGGTTTTACGCCATTAATTGATATTGCATATCAAGGTTTTGGCTCTTCTTTAGAAGAAGATGCGAATGGTTTACGTATTTTAGCCAATGCGGTTGAAGAGTTGATCATTTGTTCATCATGTTCTAAAAACTTCGGCTTATACCGTGAGCGTATTGGTGCCTGTTCAATCATTGCAAAAGACAGTGCAACAGCTGATATTTCAAACTCGGTGTTATTAAGTGTGGTACGTAGCATTTATTCTATGCCGCCAGCGCATGGTGCAGACATTGTAAACACTATTTTAAGCAGCACAGAGTTAACGCAGCTATGGCACAGTGAACTTGATGAAATGCGTAACCGTATTAATGGGTTACGTAGTTTAATTAAAGACAGCCTGGCAGCGAAAGACATTGCTCAAGACTTCTCGTTTATTGACCGCCAACACGGTATGTTCTCTTTCTTAGGTATTAATAAAGAGCAAATCGAGCGCTTGCAAAAAGAATACGGTATTTACATTGTCGGTTCTAGCCGTGTTAATGTAGCAGGTATTAGCCAAGCAAATATCAACTACTTTGCTAACGCAGTTGCTGATGTTTGTAAGTAA
- a CDS encoding GAF domain-containing protein has translation MVNSYLEYAQLNVEPQLIHAELEKLEQYLNKNAAPAVRWEYQIPELGEGGACSLFGYLQDEPFKLSDYVSQSTQTTEKLAQLQLIVDYVIENTKLDWYGIYQNTHTNEGEQLLKLAYFGAPSRPLFPLTAEFATASNNVQVAFSGKGRVINNVEQYLAAGGEYYTCDPKVKAEACLPLFNAQQQCIGIVDGEAFNTDFFDKATLALLIACCIKIPHFLV, from the coding sequence ATGGTTAATTCTTACTTAGAGTATGCTCAACTTAATGTTGAGCCACAGTTAATTCACGCTGAGCTAGAAAAGCTTGAGCAATACCTAAATAAAAATGCTGCACCAGCCGTGCGTTGGGAATACCAAATTCCTGAGCTAGGTGAAGGTGGGGCATGCAGTTTATTTGGTTACCTACAGGATGAGCCGTTTAAACTAAGCGATTATGTCAGCCAAAGTACGCAAACAACTGAAAAATTAGCGCAACTTCAATTGATTGTTGACTACGTCATTGAAAACACAAAGCTTGATTGGTACGGCATTTATCAGAATACCCACACCAATGAAGGGGAGCAGTTATTAAAGCTGGCTTATTTTGGTGCGCCGAGTCGTCCTTTATTTCCGCTTACTGCTGAATTTGCGACTGCCAGCAATAACGTTCAGGTAGCGTTTAGTGGTAAAGGACGCGTTATCAATAACGTTGAGCAATATTTGGCAGCAGGCGGTGAATATTACACCTGCGATCCGAAAGTAAAAGCAGAAGCCTGTTTACCGCTATTTAATGCACAACAGCAATGTATAGGTATTGTTGATGGTGAAGCTTTTAATACTGATTTTTTTGATAAAGCGACGCTCGCGTTATTAATAGCGTGCTGTATTAAAATTCCTCACTTTTTAGTGTAA
- a CDS encoding translation initiation factor: protein MSDSHLVYSTATGRIDQPKPEKELDVKLFKDGSIRIERQTKGRKGKGVMLVVGLDPQQHDLKKLAKTIKSKMGQGGAVKEGVIEVQGDDRDKLKAILEGLKFKVKIAGG from the coding sequence ATGAGTGATAGTCACTTAGTGTATTCAACAGCAACAGGGCGAATTGATCAGCCAAAGCCAGAAAAAGAACTGGATGTAAAACTATTTAAAGACGGGTCAATTCGCATAGAACGTCAAACCAAAGGCCGAAAAGGTAAAGGTGTAATGCTGGTTGTTGGTCTTGATCCACAACAGCATGATTTGAAAAAGTTAGCAAAAACAATAAAAAGTAAGATGGGCCAAGGGGGCGCAGTAAAAGAAGGTGTTATTGAAGTACAAGGTGATGATCGCGACAAATTAAAAGCGATTTTAGAGGGATTAAAATTTAAAGTAAAAATTGCGGGTGGTTAA
- a CDS encoding bifunctional diguanylate cyclase/phosphodiesterase, translated as MYRRPPSRFGINSLSVKLSLLISGICLVAGICAAALMLKSEEKQLVFEEHEVLKQSNELLINQFNNLIATKVKIAEQANIVVSEQLFEGQLSFKNNTAPTMQLTNDGSVRSASPDGLSAAFIPQTAYSPFYKQLIADSESLWKVISPTLIQDFYNFYLITEDNFIRVAPPNWALNVPGNYTFNQSDSFNYAKSLTNPQREPQWSKVYYDEVWNKWVVSLIVPIYQDDEFLGVTGSDISLNSLISQLPVGGKEKHLVVFDKQGQLLAHPNLTSENYKEYGEAGKKLLPDDFISPELKRVIDNAGQIQLPEYADSFSLNDEDYIINIHKVEGVNWYVGVYKKRSSTLSALKDLKLKFFGLFILYAILVALLLHQALYQLVLRRLHSLVYAVTNFGKGQLEIEFPKENKDEIGTLNGSFKDMTIEIRKLIDGLNQRIIEKEIAEKAANRLSKAVAFSGTGVVITDENFVIEYVNPKMLEMTDFVENDFLRQPLLTIIANEMTMLVEDIDIDLRNRNYWRGDTLIEAQNKSPIWVSLSVSPIREDGGKITSYVASAQDISFVKESQRKMEQLAYFDTLTGLANRTFFRMQLRKSMALAERGRYSFALFYFDLDEFKRINDTLGHDAGDQLLVEVATRLKQRLRAEDTIARLGGDEFAVLLSGIEHQKEASEVADTIQKTLNQPIKLGSNEVIVSASIGITLAPFDSLEEDQLLKHADLAMYEAKAKGRNTFHFYSQDLNAAANERLFLENELRHAIKEKQLTLHYQPQVDCRDNSVVGYEALLRWFHPTQGFIPPTKFIPIAEATGLIVELGKWVLQQACEFTKRLEQQGRASNMSINLSARQFKDASLVPMLKKIIIETQINAKSLHLELTESMLMGNVEAAIDQLHQLKKLGISISIDDFGTGYSSLSYLKRFPVDILKIDRSFVKDIPEDDNDMEITAAIIAMAQKLKLDVVAEGVETIEQVEFLQNNNCFIVQGYYFSKPVAEDDIPALFDQLAALKIIK; from the coding sequence AAGCAATCAAATGAATTATTAATAAACCAGTTTAATAACCTGATAGCCACCAAAGTTAAAATAGCAGAGCAAGCTAATATTGTTGTTAGCGAGCAGTTATTTGAGGGACAGTTGTCATTTAAAAATAATACTGCACCGACAATGCAGCTCACCAATGATGGCTCAGTGCGCAGTGCATCACCGGATGGGCTATCAGCCGCGTTTATCCCTCAAACTGCATATTCTCCTTTTTATAAACAGCTAATTGCTGATTCTGAATCCCTTTGGAAAGTTATTTCTCCTACGTTAATTCAAGATTTCTATAATTTTTATCTTATAACTGAAGATAACTTTATTCGTGTCGCACCGCCAAACTGGGCGCTTAATGTGCCTGGAAATTATACATTTAACCAAAGTGATAGCTTCAATTATGCGAAGTCTTTAACTAACCCACAACGAGAGCCTCAATGGTCAAAAGTTTACTATGATGAAGTTTGGAATAAATGGGTAGTCAGTTTAATTGTTCCCATTTATCAAGATGATGAGTTTTTAGGGGTTACCGGTAGCGATATTTCACTAAACTCACTCATATCGCAATTACCCGTCGGTGGAAAGGAAAAACACTTAGTAGTGTTTGATAAACAAGGACAGCTATTAGCACATCCGAACTTAACCTCTGAAAATTATAAAGAGTACGGAGAGGCAGGCAAAAAGCTATTACCAGATGACTTTATTTCTCCAGAACTAAAGCGCGTTATTGATAACGCAGGGCAAATACAATTACCAGAATATGCCGATTCATTTTCATTAAATGATGAAGACTACATTATAAATATCCATAAAGTTGAAGGTGTAAACTGGTATGTGGGTGTATATAAAAAGCGCTCCTCAACGTTATCGGCATTGAAAGACTTAAAGCTTAAGTTTTTTGGCCTATTTATTCTGTATGCCATTTTAGTTGCTTTATTATTACACCAAGCACTTTACCAATTGGTATTAAGACGCTTACATTCATTGGTTTATGCAGTTACTAACTTTGGTAAAGGCCAGTTAGAGATTGAGTTTCCAAAAGAAAATAAAGATGAAATTGGTACGCTTAATGGTTCATTCAAAGATATGACCATTGAAATTCGCAAACTCATTGACGGCTTAAACCAGCGCATAATAGAAAAAGAAATCGCAGAGAAAGCTGCAAATCGCTTGTCTAAAGCGGTTGCGTTCTCGGGTACAGGGGTGGTGATCACCGATGAAAATTTTGTCATTGAATACGTTAATCCAAAAATGTTAGAGATGACTGATTTTGTCGAAAATGATTTCTTGCGTCAGCCATTACTGACAATTATTGCCAATGAAATGACCATGTTGGTAGAGGATATTGACATTGATTTGCGTAATCGTAATTACTGGCGAGGAGATACGCTTATTGAAGCGCAAAACAAGTCGCCAATATGGGTATCGCTTAGTGTGTCACCTATTCGAGAAGACGGTGGTAAAATAACCAGTTACGTGGCATCAGCGCAAGATATTTCGTTTGTGAAAGAAAGCCAACGAAAAATGGAACAGCTCGCTTACTTTGACACACTAACCGGGCTTGCTAACCGTACATTCTTTAGAATGCAGCTCAGGAAGTCGATGGCGCTTGCTGAGAGAGGGCGTTACTCGTTTGCTTTATTTTATTTTGATCTGGATGAATTTAAGCGTATTAACGATACTTTAGGTCATGATGCGGGTGATCAGCTGTTAGTTGAAGTGGCAACACGCTTAAAACAGCGCTTACGAGCAGAAGATACCATAGCCCGTTTAGGTGGGGATGAATTTGCTGTTTTACTCAGTGGTATTGAACATCAAAAAGAAGCATCTGAAGTCGCTGACACCATACAAAAAACCTTAAACCAGCCGATAAAACTTGGCAGCAATGAAGTAATTGTCAGTGCAAGTATTGGCATCACCTTAGCACCATTTGATAGCCTAGAAGAAGATCAGTTACTAAAGCATGCCGACTTAGCCATGTATGAGGCCAAAGCCAAAGGGCGTAACACTTTCCATTTTTATAGCCAAGATCTAAATGCGGCAGCTAATGAACGATTATTCCTAGAAAATGAATTGCGTCATGCGATTAAAGAAAAGCAACTCACGCTACATTACCAGCCACAAGTTGATTGTCGCGATAATAGCGTGGTGGGATATGAAGCATTACTTCGTTGGTTCCATCCTACGCAAGGGTTTATTCCTCCGACTAAGTTTATTCCGATAGCTGAGGCAACGGGTTTAATTGTAGAGCTCGGTAAATGGGTGCTACAACAAGCGTGTGAGTTTACGAAGCGACTAGAACAACAAGGTAGAGCAAGTAATATGTCGATCAATCTGTCAGCAAGACAGTTTAAAGACGCAAGCTTAGTGCCTATGCTGAAAAAAATAATTATAGAGACGCAGATTAATGCTAAAAGTCTGCATCTTGAATTAACCGAAAGCATGCTGATGGGGAATGTTGAAGCAGCTATTGATCAGTTACATCAACTTAAAAAGTTGGGTATCTCAATTTCTATTGATGACTTTGGTACGGGTTATTCTTCACTGAGTTACCTTAAGCGTTTCCCTGTCGATATTCTTAAAATTGACCGTTCGTTTGTCAAAGATATACCTGAGGATGATAACGACATGGAGATCACTGCGGCCATTATTGCTATGGCACAAAAGCTGAAGCTTGATGTAGTTGCCGAAGGGGTCGAAACAATCGAGCAAGTTGAGTTTTTACAAAATAATAATTGCTTTATTGTTCAAGGCTATTATTTTAGTAAGCCAGTGGCTGAGGATGATATTCCCGCATTATTTGATCAATTAGCAGCGCTAAAAATTATTAAATAA